A genomic region of Dactylococcopsis salina PCC 8305 contains the following coding sequences:
- a CDS encoding ribonuclease toxin HepT-like protein, with product MTNRDIFQRIEQELTELEAVTNQVQRFLQEREITQSSVSQDAIINALALTLHSFYTGVERIFQVVARQIDYLEPSGENWHRQLLEQMSLEIPEIRPALISTSIRTDLDEIRRFRHVVRSIYAYKIESKPVLKLANKIPTIWKDLEGEIRQFIYTFS from the coding sequence TTGACCAATCGAGATATCTTTCAAAGAATCGAACAAGAATTAACCGAATTAGAAGCCGTCACCAATCAAGTCCAACGATTTCTTCAAGAAAGAGAAATCACACAATCATCAGTTTCCCAAGACGCAATTATTAATGCCCTTGCTTTAACTTTACACAGTTTTTACACGGGAGTCGAAAGAATTTTTCAGGTCGTTGCTCGTCAAATTGACTATTTAGAACCCAGTGGAGAAAATTGGCATCGACAATTATTAGAACAAATGAGTCTCGAAATTCCAGAAATTCGTCCAGCCTTAATCTCGACTTCGATTCGGACAGATTTAGATGAAATACGGCGATTTCGCCACGTTGTTCGCAGTATTTACGCCTATAAAATAGAATCTAAACCAGTCCTTAAATTAGCCAATAAAATCCCGACGATTTGGAAAGATTTAGAAGGTGAAATTCGACAATTTATATATACATTTTCCTAG
- a CDS encoding nucleotidyltransferase family protein — translation MNAQEILSQIQQARQQRPLFLEKMKQRQKEGLKVAKQSADILKKQFSVTRVVLFGSLLNPETMSPHSDIDLAVWGLPETDLFRAGAMIERGHQFTIDLVEAEKVKPHILKAIHQGIEL, via the coding sequence ATGAACGCTCAAGAAATACTTTCTCAAATTCAACAAGCCAGACAACAACGTCCCCTTTTCCTAGAGAAAATGAAACAACGGCAAAAAGAAGGATTGAAAGTTGCTAAACAAAGTGCAGATATTTTAAAGAAACAGTTTAGTGTTACCCGTGTTGTTTTATTTGGTTCTCTACTCAATCCCGAAACCATGTCTCCTCATTCCGATATTGATTTAGCCGTTTGGGGATTACCAGAAACCGATCTTTTTCGCGCTGGAGCAATGATCGAAAGGGGACATCAATTTACGATTGATTTAGTAGAAGCTGAGAAAGTGAAACCGCATATCCTGAAAGCAATCCATCAAGGAATAGAACTTTGA